TGATTTCCGCGTCGAAATCACCGCCGCTGGCGAGGAACGAGCCCAGGGCGGGCAGACTGATCGTAAAGAGGTTGTCCGTTCGCGGGTCGGTCATCGCATCGAGGCTCCGGGGAACCGCGATCAGGTGGAGGTCGGCCTGCCCGGTCTCGTAGTGGGCCTCCATCGCCGCGAACTTCTGTTCCTGGGTGTCGGCGATGTGTCGACCGTACGCGTCGCCGTGGATCGCCTGAAACGGGGCCGTGACGAGCAGGAGTACGACCGCCGCCCGGAGCGCGGTGTTCCACGCCTCCGAATCGCGCTTTCGCCAGACGAAGTAGGCCGAGATCCCGGCGACCAGCAACGTGACGGAGATCACCGAGGCGTTGATCATGTGGACGTACATCCACGGCATCCGTGGAGTGAAGAACGCCGCCACCGGATCGGTGAGCTGGGCGACCTCCATTCCGTTGCGCTCGACGAGTTCGAACCCCTGCGGGGTCTGCATCCACGCGTTGACGACCAGAATCCAGAAACCCGAGAGCCACGCCCCCGCGCCGGTCAGCACCGACGAGAGGACGTAGGTCCGGTCCGAAACGCGCTCGCGGCCGAATAGGAGGACGCCCAGGAAGACGGCTTCGAGGAAGAAGGCCATCTTCGCCTCGAAGGCCAGCGGGCCGCCGATCATCTCCCCGGCAGCCTCCGCAAACACCGGGAAGTTCGTCCCGAACTGGAAGCTCATCGGAATCCCGGTGACCGTGCCCATGACGAAGCCAACGGCGAAGACCTTGGTCCAGAACTCCCTGAGATGGGTGTACCGTCGGTCGTCGGTTCGAACGTCCTTCCACGTGAAATAGATGATAAACGGCGCGAGCCCGATCGAGAGCGCCGCGAAGACGATGTGGACGGTGATCGTCCAGCCGAACTGGAGTCGGCTGCCGAACTCGGGTGACAACAGCGCGCTTTGTTGTACGATTTGAACAATGGTGACGAGTGAATAATCGAGTATCATGACGTTCGAACCACTGTCCGAACGTAAGACGACGATTCGATTATAGACGCTGCCGATTCTCACTCGGGAAGAATGGCCGTGCAGTAATTGTGAACTACTGATTCGAGCGACTCGCTGGCACGGTCGTACGGGTCGCTAGCGTGTCGGTCCTGGGCCGTCGGCTGGGACCGCTCGTTTGCACGGACGGCGACCGTGACCGCTTCGGTGCTACTCGCCGACCTCGGTTTTCACGACGGTCGCCGGCCGGGTCGTCAACCGGAGAACGCGGTCGGTGACGCTCCCGAGCAGGGCGCGATACTCGTTCGGTCGCCGTTTGGTCCCGAGCACGAGCAGGTCCACGTCGCACTCGTCGGCGTACCGCACGATGGTCTCGGCCGGGCGACCGTGGCGCATCGCTATCTCGACGTCGACATCGACCGCCGATGCCCGGCCCCGGAGCTCCGAGAGCGTCTCCTCGCCGTGTCCCTCGAGGCCGTGTTCGGGGCCTTCGGCTTCGTCGACGTACTCGTCGCCGCTGTACGCAGTCACGACGTCCTCGTCGACGACGTAGAGGACGTGGAGGACAGCATCGTGAGCGGCTGCGAGGTCGAGCGCGTGAGCCTCAGCCTCTTCGGACGCGACGGTGCCGTCCGTCGAAAGCAGGATTCGATCGTACATTGGATCGGAGTTCATAGCTGACCGTGATAAAACCG
The nucleotide sequence above comes from Halomarina ordinaria. Encoded proteins:
- a CDS encoding universal stress protein, coding for MYDRILLSTDGTVASEEAEAHALDLAAAHDAVLHVLYVVDEDVVTAYSGDEYVDEAEGPEHGLEGHGEETLSELRGRASAVDVDVEIAMRHGRPAETIVRYADECDVDLLVLGTKRRPNEYRALLGSVTDRVLRLTTRPATVVKTEVGE
- a CDS encoding cytochrome ubiquinol oxidase subunit I; translation: MILDYSLVTIVQIVQQSALLSPEFGSRLQFGWTITVHIVFAALSIGLAPFIIYFTWKDVRTDDRRYTHLREFWTKVFAVGFVMGTVTGIPMSFQFGTNFPVFAEAAGEMIGGPLAFEAKMAFFLEAVFLGVLLFGRERVSDRTYVLSSVLTGAGAWLSGFWILVVNAWMQTPQGFELVERNGMEVAQLTDPVAAFFTPRMPWMYVHMINASVISVTLLVAGISAYFVWRKRDSEAWNTALRAAVVLLLVTAPFQAIHGDAYGRHIADTQEQKFAAMEAHYETGQADLHLIAVPRSLDAMTDPRTDNLFTISLPALGSFLASGGDFDAEITGLHEYDENPPVAVVFWSFRAMVGLGFLFIGLALWGGNLMRKGQLRERTRYLQAMMLASPLGFVALLTGWYVTEIGRQPWVIQDVLRTNDAVSTTLTASEVTGTLVAFVLLYLALVTAFGFTLKWLMEDELERMGVRDEGDRSRPQLPWVNGDD